In the Hordeum vulgare subsp. vulgare chromosome 7H, MorexV3_pseudomolecules_assembly, whole genome shotgun sequence genome, one interval contains:
- the LOC123411740 gene encoding protein PSK SIMULATOR 2-like, with protein MGCVFSRGGKREGSARPQGRSVQPQPYHQQQQQQQQALGAVFDARRGRYGPTDFDSGEIAIPPPHKPHKVSEPGTFIGRASIAGLEKAVEVLDTLGSGIASLNHGSGFLYGGTNRGNKVDILAFEVANTIAKASNMWRSCSDDSIKELKEEILHSDGVRILISSDPSELLHIAAIDKREELAILSREVIRFGDLCKDPIWHNLGRYFRKSTEDSMPQDHSKEHIGTTVQHLISLAQNTSELYHELHALDRFEQDFQRKFHEEESVPAARRESVMILHSELKRQRKLVKTLKKKSLWSRPLEDVVEKLVDIVIFLDKQLRDAFGEAVSVGTDFLEQGQNKRLGACGLALHYANIINQIENIVSRPLSLPPSARDNLYHGLPETVKSALRPRLQSVKTEDEERSVSQIKAEMQKTLRWLLPIAENTTRAHQGFGWVGEWANFGSDMDEKSGSRHSVTRVQTLHHADKAKTEEHMLELVVLLHHLVVQVKSRGYGHNKSSRRERSRSRKGGPSSSEPPPHEGDATKHNTSPMNNSHSSTCPSPLSDSERETLDHLSFWRATSYGRSKSCEPRPDRGNKAHRSWDSCRSHGSSPAREFGRGSTSGREMVRDLDVIDGLDRLTLSFS; from the exons ATGGGATGCGTCTTCTCCAGGGGGGGAAAGCGGGAGGGGTCGGCAAGGCCGCAGGGCCGCTCGGTCCAGCCGCAGCCgtaccaccagcagcagcagcagcagcagcaggcgctCGGGGCGGTCTTCGACGCGCGCCGGGGGCGGTACGGCCCCACGGACTTCGACTCCGGGGAGATCGCCATCCCGCCGCCGCACAAGCCCCACAAG GTATCAGAACCAGGTACATTTATAGGAAGAGCCAGCATTGCTGGCCTGGAGAAGGCCGTTGAGGTGTTAGATACCCTTGGCAGCGGCATTGCAAGTTTGAATCATGGCAGCGGGTTTCTCTACGGGGGAACAAACCGAGGAAATAAAGTCGACATTCTGGCATTCGAAGTCGCAAATACAATAGCTAAAGCTTCCAACATGTGGAGGTCATGCTCTGACGATAGTATAAAAGAACTGAAGGAAGAAATCTTGCATTCAGATGGCGTGCGGATATTAATCTCCTCAGATCCCAGTGAGCTCCTGCATATTGCTGCCATCGACAAGAG GGAAGAACTCGCCATCCTTTCAAGAGAAGTGATTCGATTTGGTGACCTGTGTAAAGACCCCATATGGCATAACTTGGGACGCTATTTTCGGAA GTCAACAGAAGATTCCATGCCCCAGGATCATTCAAAAGAGCATATTGGAACTACTGTCCAGCATTTGATTAGTTTGGCTCAAAACACTTCC GAGCTTTACCATGAATTGCATGCGCTGGATAGATTTGAGCAGGATTTTCAAAGAAAATTTCATGAAGAGGAGTCTGTACCTGCAGCTAGACGAG AGAGCGTTATGATTTTGCACAGTGAACTAAAGCGCCAAAGGAAGCTTGTGAAAACTTTGAAGAAGAAATCTTTGTGGTCCAGGCCTTTGGAGGAT GTTGTGGAAAAGCTTGTTGATATCGTCATTTTTCTGGATAAACAACTCCGCGATGCATTCGGTGAAGCTG TTTCTGTAGGTACTGACTTCTTGGAGCAAGGTCAGAACAAAAGGCTAGGTGCCTGTGGTCTGGCACTACATTATGCTAACATCATCAATCAAATTGAAAATATT GTTTCTCGGCCGCTCTCTCTTCCTCCTAGTGCTAGGGACAACTTGTACCATGGACTGCCAGAAACAGTGAAGTCAGCTCTGCGGCCACGGTTGCAATCAGTCAAAACTGAAGATGAGGAG CGTTCTGTATCTCAAATCAAAGCTGAAATGCAGAAAACCCTTCGCTGGCTTCTGCCAATAGCAGAAAACACAACAAG GGCACACCAAGGATTTGGATGGGTCGGCGAatgggcaaacttcgg GAGTGACATGGACGAGAAATCGGGCTCCCGGCACAGCGTGACCCGGGTGCAGACGCTGCACCATGCTGACAAGGCCAAGACGGAGGagcacatgctggagctggtggtgcTGCTCCACCACCTCGTGGTCCAGGTGAAGAGCCGAGGCTACGGGCACAACAAGTCGTCAAGGCGGGAACGGTCTCGGTCCCGCAAGGGAGGACCGTCGTCGTCGGAACCGCCGCCGCACGAAGGCGACGCCACCAAGCACAACACGTCGCCCATGAACAACAGCCACAGCAGCACGTGCCCGAGCCCTCTGTCGGACTCTGAGCGCGAGACGCTGGACCACCTGAGCTTCTGGCGGGCGACGAGCTACGGCAGGAGCAAGAGCTGCGAACCCCGGCCCGACAGGGGGAACAAGGCGCACCGGAGCTGGGACTCGTGCCGGAGCCATGGCAGCTCGCCGGCAAGGGAGTTCGGCCGGGGCTCGACCTCCGGGCGTGAGATGGTGAGGGACCTGGATGTGATAGATGGGCTGGATAGACTGACTCTTTCGTTTAgttag